Genomic segment of Actinomycetota bacterium:
CGGGCGACGGCGTCCTGACCGACACCACGATCTTCGGGTACGTGCTCGAAGGCCCCGGGGGGCCGACGACGCTCGTCGAGGGGCGGCTTCCCGAGAGCGACGGCGAGGCCGTGGCGAGCGACGTCGACGCGTCGAAGGGCTACGACATCGGCGACACCGTGCGGGTCGTGCCGGGTGATGAGCAGATCCGCGTCGTGGGGCTCGCGAGCGACGCGCAGTTCAACGTGCAGCCCACCCTCTACACGACGTACGCGACCTGGGAGCGGCTCTCGCGGTCGGTGAACCCCGATGCCCCGGCGGTGCTGCCGACGCTCGTGGCCGTGCATCCGGCGCCCGGCGCGGATCCCGAGGCCGCTGTCGCGGCGATCGACGGATCGGTCGAGGGCGTCGAGGCGGTGGCCACGCAGACGGCGATCGACAACCTGCCCGGGGTGGAGTCGATCAGCCAGTCGTTCGCCGTGATCCTGTTGCTCGCGTTCATCGTGGTGGTGCTCGTCACGTGGGTGTTCTTCCTGATCCTCACGGTGCAGAAGACGCAGTCGCTCACCCTGCTCCGCGCGGTCGGTGCCAGCAGCCGTTACCTGCTCGCGAACATCGCCCTGCAGGTCACGATCGTCACAGTCGCGGGCGTCGTCATCGCCTCACTGCTGTTGGTGCTCGCCACCAGAGGCGGGAGCGGCGGTCTCGAGGTCTCGGCGAGCCCCCGCCTGATCCTCACCACCGGCGCAGCGATCCTCGTGCTGGCCCTGATCTCTTCGGTCGCGTCGATGCGCCGCGTGGCGAAGCTCGATCCGTTCGGGGCGACGCAGCGCCAAGCGGGGGGTGGGCTCGCGTGAAGACCGCCTGGAAGGAGCTGATCCGCCGGCCGTCGCGGTTCCTGTCGGCCTGCGGGGCGCTCACGTTGATCGTCGTGCTGATCCTGTTGCTCGGCGGCCTGCTCGACGGCCTCTACCTCGGATCGACCCGCGCCCTCGAGGCCCAGTCAGCCGACGTCTTCGTCTACAGCGAGGAGGCCAACGACTCGTTCTTCCGGTCGAGGCTCGACGAAACGATGCGCGCGGACGTCGCCGCCGTCGACGCGGTCGGGTCGGTGAGCGGTCTCAGCGTCGTGC
This window contains:
- a CDS encoding ABC transporter permease; this encodes MRLALAEIRRAKLRFGLLIGAVALLVFLILFQQTLASGLLGSFTDGLANQSADVLVFNADARGSVEASVVTPEQVQEVRAVPQVEQAEPLGESTFTVDAGDGVLTDTTIFGYVLEGPGGPTTLVEGRLPESDGEAVASDVDASKGYDIGDTVRVVPGDEQIRVVGLASDAQFNVQPTLYTTYATWERLSRSVNPDAPAVLPTLVAVHPAPGADPEAAVAAIDGSVEGVEAVATQTAIDNLPGVESISQSFAVILLLAFIVVVLVTWVFFLILTVQKTQSLTLLRAVGASSRYLLANIALQVTIVTVAGVVIASLLLVLATRGGSGGLEVSASPRLILTTGAAILVLALISSVASMRRVAKLDPFGATQRQAGGGLA